One Paenibacillus sp. FSL H7-0737 DNA segment encodes these proteins:
- the purB gene encoding adenylosuccinate lyase — MIERYSRPEMRAIWTEENKFKAWLEVEICACEAWAELGVIPHEDAAKLRKDAKFDIARIDEIEQETRHDVIAFTRAVSESLGAERKWVHYGLTSTDVVDTALGYLLRQANEILEKDIINFIEILKDKAIAYKDTPMMGRTHGVHAEPTTFGLKMALWYEEMKRNLERFRHAANGVQFGKISGAVGTYANIDPFVEEFVCRKLGTSPAPISTQTLQRDRHAEFMAALALVATSLDKFATEIRALQKSEIREVEEAFAKGQKGSSAMPHKRNPIGCENISGLSRVIRGHMVTAYENVPLWHERDISHSSVERIILPDATMLLNYMLNRFGNIVKNLTVFPENMKRNMNRTFGVPFSGRILTKLIDKGLSREQAYDTVQPRAMQAWEEQKQFRDIVEATPEITNVLTPEEIEDAFNPSWHLKHVDTIFRKLELL, encoded by the coding sequence ATGATCGAACGTTACAGCAGACCTGAGATGCGAGCTATTTGGACGGAGGAAAATAAATTCAAGGCGTGGCTGGAAGTTGAAATTTGCGCTTGTGAAGCATGGGCTGAGCTCGGAGTCATCCCGCACGAAGACGCAGCTAAACTGCGTAAAGACGCTAAATTCGACATCGCACGCATTGATGAAATAGAACAAGAGACTCGCCATGACGTTATCGCCTTTACTCGTGCGGTTTCCGAGAGTCTTGGCGCAGAGCGCAAATGGGTTCACTACGGTCTTACTTCTACTGACGTGGTAGATACGGCGCTAGGTTACTTGCTGCGTCAAGCGAATGAAATTCTAGAGAAGGATATCATCAACTTTATTGAGATCCTTAAAGATAAAGCTATTGCTTACAAGGATACACCGATGATGGGCCGTACGCATGGTGTTCATGCCGAGCCAACTACCTTTGGTCTGAAAATGGCTCTATGGTACGAAGAAATGAAACGTAACCTGGAGCGTTTCCGCCATGCTGCGAACGGTGTACAGTTCGGAAAAATCTCCGGTGCCGTTGGTACGTACGCTAACATCGATCCTTTCGTAGAAGAATTCGTTTGCCGCAAGCTCGGCACAAGCCCAGCTCCAATCTCTACACAAACGTTACAGCGTGACCGTCATGCTGAATTCATGGCTGCTCTTGCTTTGGTAGCGACATCGTTAGACAAATTCGCTACTGAAATCCGCGCTCTGCAAAAGAGTGAGATTCGTGAAGTGGAAGAAGCCTTTGCCAAAGGTCAAAAGGGTTCATCCGCTATGCCTCACAAACGGAATCCGATCGGCTGCGAGAACATTTCCGGTCTGTCCCGCGTCATTCGCGGACATATGGTTACAGCTTATGAGAACGTGCCACTCTGGCATGAACGCGATATTTCGCACTCCTCTGTGGAACGTATCATCCTTCCGGATGCGACAATGCTGCTCAACTACATGCTGAACCGTTTCGGTAACATCGTGAAGAACCTGACTGTATTCCCAGAGAACATGAAGCGTAACATGAACCGTACGTTCGGTGTTCCTTTCTCCGGTCGGATCTTGACTAAACTGATCGATAAAGGCCTTAGCCGTGAGCAAGCGTACGATACCGTTCAACCGCGTGCTATGCAAGCTTGGGAAGAGCAAAAACAATTCCGCGATATCGTGGAAGCTACACCTGAGATCACTAACGTTCTTACCCCAGAAGAAATTGAAGATGCATTTAACCCTTCTTGGCACCTTAAGCATGTGGACACCATCTTCCGCAAGCTAGAGCTGCTCTAA
- a CDS encoding phosphoribosylaminoimidazolesuccinocarboxamide synthase — protein MTSSAVSTAVELINAPLLYKGKVRELYDLGENVLIVVTDRISAFDYVLDPAVPEKGNVLNRLSAFWFGKTKELMENHVVHIDVDLLGDIVKDKEALRNRVMVVHKAERIDIECVVRGCITGGGWRQYQETGKVNGIELPKNLRKNALLAQPIFTPAAKNDVGHDEDIPFEKMQELIGADLALELQEKSLQLFSFAREYCAERGIILADCKFEFGLLDGRVILIDEIFTPDASRFWAKDKYVLDIEIDSMDKEPVRTYLSASSWDKNSKPDPLPLEVVEETTRRYLDIYHRLTGKSL, from the coding sequence ATGACATCGTCGGCCGTATCCACAGCCGTGGAACTCATCAATGCGCCGCTGCTCTATAAAGGGAAGGTTCGTGAGCTATACGATTTAGGGGAGAATGTACTGATCGTCGTCACGGATCGGATATCTGCTTTTGACTATGTGCTGGACCCAGCGGTACCTGAAAAGGGCAATGTGCTTAACCGTCTGAGTGCGTTCTGGTTCGGAAAGACCAAAGAGCTAATGGAGAATCATGTCGTTCATATCGATGTGGATCTGCTCGGAGATATCGTTAAGGACAAGGAAGCTCTCAGAAACCGTGTTATGGTAGTACACAAAGCAGAGCGCATCGATATCGAATGTGTTGTGCGTGGGTGCATCACCGGTGGGGGCTGGAGACAGTATCAAGAAACTGGCAAAGTGAATGGTATTGAGCTTCCTAAGAACTTGCGCAAAAATGCGCTGCTGGCACAGCCAATCTTTACCCCTGCGGCTAAAAACGATGTAGGTCATGATGAGGATATTCCTTTTGAAAAGATGCAGGAGCTAATCGGTGCTGATCTGGCACTCGAGCTGCAGGAGAAGAGCTTGCAATTGTTCTCTTTTGCCAGAGAGTATTGTGCTGAGCGGGGAATCATTTTAGCAGATTGTAAATTTGAATTCGGCTTGCTGGATGGCAGGGTGATTCTGATTGATGAGATTTTTACGCCGGATGCTTCACGTTTCTGGGCCAAGGACAAATACGTTCTTGATATCGAAATTGATAGTATGGATAAAGAACCTGTTCGTACGTATCTATCTGCATCCTCCTGGGATAAAAATAGCAAACCTGATCCACTTCCACTAGAAGTAGTTGAAGAAACAACGCGCCGTTATCTGGACATTTATCATCGTCTTACTGGCAAGTCTTTATAG
- the purS gene encoding phosphoribosylformylglycinamidine synthase subunit PurS: MLKATVYVTIKKSVLDPQGVAVQGALHSVGFQEVESLRIGKYMELTLDTDNRAEAEVRLKEMCEKLLANTVIEDYRYELED, encoded by the coding sequence ATGTTAAAAGCGACGGTATATGTCACCATTAAGAAGAGCGTTCTCGATCCACAAGGTGTAGCAGTGCAAGGAGCACTTCATTCGGTAGGTTTTCAAGAAGTTGAAAGTTTGCGTATTGGGAAATATATGGAGCTGACTTTGGACACGGATAACCGTGCTGAAGCAGAAGTGCGTCTCAAGGAAATGTGCGAAAAGCTACTTGCCAACACGGTGATCGAGGATTACCGCTACGAATTGGAGGACTAA
- the purQ gene encoding phosphoribosylformylglycinamidine synthase subunit PurQ, with amino-acid sequence MKFAVLVFPGSNCDIDCYKAVEDSLGEPVDYVWHTATDLSAYDCILVPGGFSYGDYLRCGAISRFAPVMAEVAKAAEQGKFVLGICNGFQILTEAGLLPGALRRNMSMKFRCHDTVLKVVNNETPFTIDYAKDEEIIIPIAHGEGNYYCDEETLAELKANNQIVFTYSDNPNGSVADIAGVSNVQGNVVGMMPHPERAANSLLGSEDGKRMFTSILKTWRDRHDAASIR; translated from the coding sequence ATGAAATTTGCTGTACTTGTCTTCCCAGGCTCTAACTGTGATATTGATTGCTACAAGGCGGTAGAGGACAGTCTCGGCGAACCAGTCGATTATGTGTGGCATACAGCGACAGATTTGTCGGCGTATGATTGCATTTTGGTTCCAGGCGGATTCTCATATGGTGATTACCTGCGCTGCGGCGCGATTTCAAGATTTGCTCCTGTAATGGCTGAAGTTGCTAAAGCAGCAGAGCAAGGAAAATTCGTGCTAGGCATTTGCAATGGGTTCCAAATTCTTACTGAGGCTGGTTTGTTGCCAGGCGCGCTGCGTCGTAACATGTCCATGAAGTTCCGTTGTCATGATACAGTGCTTAAGGTTGTTAATAACGAAACCCCATTTACTATTGATTATGCTAAGGATGAAGAAATCATCATCCCAATCGCTCACGGCGAAGGAAACTATTACTGTGATGAAGAGACTTTAGCAGAACTGAAAGCTAACAATCAGATTGTGTTCACATATAGCGATAATCCTAACGGCTCTGTAGCTGATATTGCGGGTGTTAGTAATGTGCAAGGGAATGTAGTCGGCATGATGCCTCACCCTGAGCGTGCAGCTAACAGCTTGCTCGGATCTGAAGATGGCAAACGAATGTTCACATCTATACTGAAGACTTGGAGGGATCGTCATGACGCAGCAAGTATCCGTTAA